In the genome of Bombus huntii isolate Logan2020A unplaced genomic scaffold, iyBomHunt1.1 ctg00000222.1, whole genome shotgun sequence, the window taacaaacaaatgcagtcggatagcgaaaaagattttcatcagatattcattcgtgtgatcgccttggaaagtgatacatcgagcaatttaccgagtgtctcagcaattgtattctgtgtttaaaattattctacacatagtaaagagttatcccgttgaccgtggattcgtttgaaccccggaacattgttaatagcgttaattaaattcattattcgtgaaacctatcgatcgttaatctcattatacgttaaattcattattcgtaagacatattattcgttcctcttattgttcgttaaacttattaatctttaatctaattattagttaaacttatcgtttgttaatcttatcaaaaaaataaagtgaaatcgttactttcgaccagattacgtcgtaacatagcgatttcacgcaaaatttcgatacattataacgcttttcagcgagttatttctactcgaacgttcgaacagaggcggatatttcaaagtccatgcgaagcaacgatacgctcttacgcgttgctcgctcgctccgctcgctcgaaaaaaaatagcccaacccaaaaccaatcccttttgcgttcgttcttcgatttcatcgaaattttcgttagaacgcgcgggatcggttttgggttgggctagattggtccgagcgagcgcagcgagcgagcatttatcgcgacctttctcctcgttttcgtctctctcgtcaagcgggaaaaaacgtgaatgaacgcgaatgaacacGAATAACATAgtccattgaaaatttaatatacaataaaatacttatatgaaataattacctgTGTGAAAACCACTAATATACCATGACATCAACATACTTGAAAGTGCGTCTGTATCATTATCTGGTAATctagtacattttattaaaatttcgtattttttttttccaaataaaatgttaaacttattccaaattacttattaatattagaagtattcagcatttcattagaatttttaaattgtacttaCTCGGCCATTAATTATGGTGGTAAAGGAGGTGCAGGTGGCATTATATCAGTCATCGAATTGAAAGATGGTCCCGATATGAAGTGATGTGcacaatccattttttctacattatattttttcgaatttacatttgtagaaaaattagtcTCACAAGTCTCGTCGTTCTCTTCATTGAATTTCTCTTCCAAAGCTTTCTTTTGTTGTGCTATTTGACTTTGCAAACCTTCTGATTCTAAAAGAGAACTCAACTCGACTTTCTCTGTATTACCATAGCCTAAACacagagtaaaagaaatttttgtcatttaatagAATGGCTGAGTGACATTCAGTTACTGTCCTTACAGGCAATGTACTAGAATTTCCCgtgcataaatgtatatgtataaatgtttgcCTTGATATATGTAGTAATAATCACTCGTCTAATGAGGAGAATTATATTCCAAGCAGCtaataatgaacaataagtAACATGCATGTTTATGGTTCATGACCCTATATCCCACGGGTCTCTCCATAGACATTGACAGGTACTCCTGCCGAGTTAAGAACCTGCTGAATGACACTGTGATAGACTATGCGAAAGCCTTtacttcatatatatatatgtatttttagtacATTTCTTAATTGACATAACCATCATGCTAAAGGTATTacctacaaattttacaacacacgtgccattgttttcgtaaatttttgatattatagctTCATAAATTTCTCCATCCTCTGAGTATATTGCACGACAAGGTGCTCCTATGATCCATTTCTATAGAGAAAAGAtgtgtatacaaataaatataagtaaatagcaaaataaaataatttgcttcttaatcaatatatttaataatattctgtatcaaatttgtaatattctatcaaaatcACAACCTTGTGTAATTTACTTGCGTGTTTAGGCTGCTTAAGATTTTGTAGGTTTTCTTTCGGTTGAGAATTTCCAACATCCATTC includes:
- the LOC126877710 gene encoding survival motor neuron protein-like isoform X2, producing the protein MADDMNVLFIRGNGNDTDTANDNVWDDSALIEAYDKAINLAKEEVIKRMGMDVGNSQPKENLQNLKQPKHASKLHKKWIIGAPCRAIYSEDGEIYEAIISKIYENNGTCVVKFVGYGNTEKVELSSLLESEGLQSQIAQQKKALEEKFNEENDETCETNFSTNVNSKKYNVEKMDCAHHFISGPSFNSMTDIMPPAPPLPP
- the LOC126877710 gene encoding survival motor neuron protein-like isoform X1; amino-acid sequence: MADDMNVLFIRGNGNVCMDTDTANDNVWDDSALIEAYDKAINLAKEEVIKRMGMDVGNSQPKENLQNLKQPKHASKLHKKWIIGAPCRAIYSEDGEIYEAIISKIYENNGTCVVKFVGYGNTEKVELSSLLESEGLQSQIAQQKKALEEKFNEENDETCETNFSTNVNSKKYNVEKMDCAHHFISGPSFNSMTDIMPPAPPLPP